A stretch of the Hippocampus zosterae strain Florida chromosome 18, ASM2543408v3, whole genome shotgun sequence genome encodes the following:
- the LOC127591266 gene encoding ankyrin-1-like isoform X5 gives MAQAAKQLRKTKDLAEAAAQEQREKEEQKIKKRNRSRDRRRKADTTTSFLRAARSGNLDKALDHIKNGIDINIANQNGLNGLHLASKEGHVKMVLELLHSGIELEATTKKGNTALHIAALAGQEKVVAELVNYGANVNAQSHKGFSPLYMAAQENHLEVVKFLLENSANQSLPTEDGFTPLAVALQQGHENVVALLINYGTKGKVRLPALHIAARNDDTRTAAVLLQNDPNPDVLSKTGFTPLHIAAHYENMSVAQLLLNRGANVHFTPKNGITPLHIASRRGNMMMVRLLLDRGAQIDAKTKDELTPLHCAARNGHVRIIEILLEHGAPIQAKTKNGLSPIHMAAQGDHMDCVRQLLQYNAEIDDITLDHLTPLHVAAHCGHHRMGKVLLDKGAKANARALNGFTPLHIACKKNHMRSMDLLLKHSASLEAVTESGLTPLHVAAFMGHLNIVKNLLQRGASPNASNVKVETPLHMASRAGHCEVAQFLLQNSAQVDARAKDDQTPLHCAARMGHKELVKLLLEHKANPDSSTTAGHTPLHIAAREGHIHTIRILLDAGAQQTKMTKKGFTPLHVASKYGKVDVAELLLERGANPNAAGKNGLTALHVAVHHNNLDVVKLLVSKGGSAHSNARNGYTPLHIAAKQNQMEVASCLLQNGASPNAESLQGITPLHLASQEGRPDIVALLISKQANVNLGNKNGLTPLHLVAQEGHVGIADTLVKQGASVYAASRMGYTPLHVACHYGNIKMVKFLLQQQAHVNSKTRMGYTPLHQAAQQGHTDIVTLLLKHGARPNEITSNGTSPLGIAKRLGYISVIDVLKLVTEESVSAITIEKHRMSFPETVDEILDVSEDEGVAQLTLGDELLGMDGARYLKLDDFKDQDDDFLSPKKTLKDFEGGVGTTPYSPAIPRIPCVSPETVLLDQHTPIPLPKEYDEDSLIPSSPATETSDNVSPVASPIHTGFLVSFMVDARGGSMRGSRHHGLRVIIPPRTCAAPTRITCRLVKPQKLTTPPPLVEGEGLASRIISLGPSSMQFLGPVIVEIPHFASLARGDRELVVLRSENGSVWKEHRNRYGDEVLETILNGMDEDLESQEELEKKRIRRIISTDFPLYFAVVSRIQQESDLIGPEGGRLSSKLVPHVEAIFPETAVTKRVRLGLQAQPIPDELLTRQLGNQATFSPVVTIEPRRRKFHRPIGLRIPLPPSWRESPRDAGEGDTTSLRLLCSVIGGTAPAQWEDITGTTKLMYANSCANFTTNVSARFWLADCPRTAEAVTFANLLYRELMAVPYMAKFVIFAKMNEAREGRLRCYCMTDDKMDKTLELHENFTEVARSRDIELMEGMPLHLECSGNLVPIRKATQQPRTFSFQAFRDNRLPVSVKVRDSNKDATGFLSFLRKCTKYEDAQHVLCNLNIAMPPCIKVVGSEERRRTLTPLALRERYSALNEPSLATVNAMERTEVKINIISEQLGLSWAELARELQFGVDDINRIRVENPNSLLDQSLALLNLWVAREGKRAKMESLYTALKNIDRADIVSSLEAQATQLAPGSSEEGACRLGDRDSTLLSPGTINEVTDTRPSRLVHKPRVIRPPFFRREPYWQEVSSLECAPIAATEEDTLMEMSDVHVWPTGLSPSLVTVEDSSLDGSSRADDSEGATLSLPCSLGRPSSGASGASSSLMELEEEEEEEEEEEGEVEEEEAPLEPVGALAERDRVRASGAVPKVNLNGQLGGQRSDGRRGEAPARGGGAKRGGAGLGSVEGICVVTGQQMYAEASPLSRVGEHNGDNRLVGGGAFQPYLPDKDSLQGWVGSVSTGRNKSAPGLHAAQEALLTPVCDTAYSQVLREHLLRGKGLGFSYRQTGERAWEQEWRRGKREEKDDCAADERGSTLNRKVGADVRRAAQSVQRTSLRRVKH, from the exons GCTGACACAACCACCAGCTTCCTGCGCGCCGCTCGCTcaggcaacctggacaaagctCTGGATCACATCAAGAATGGAATAGACATCAATATAGCGAATCAA AACGGTCTCAACGGCTTACATCTGGCCTCGAAAGAGGGTCACGTGAAAATGGTCCTGGAGCTCCTTCACTCGGGCATCGAACTCGAAGCCACCACCAAG AAAGgcaacactgctctccatatCGCGGCGCTGGCGGGCCAGGAGAAAGTGGTGGCTGAGCTGGTCAATTATGGCGCAAACGTTAACGCCCAGTCACAt AAAGGGTTTAGTCCTCTCTACATGGCAGCACAGGAAAATCATCTCGAGGTGGTCAAGTTCCTGCTTGAGAACAGCGCCAATCAGAGTCTGCCCACCGAG GACGGCTTCACCCCTCTGGCGGTGGCCCTGCAGCAGGGCCATGAAAACGTTGTAGCACTGCTCATTAACTATGGCACCAAAGGCAAGGTCCGCCTCCCTGCACTGCACATCGCTGCCCGAAATGACGACACGCGCACCGCCGCTGTGCTCCTGCAGAACGACCCGAATCCTGATGTTCTCAGCAAG ACTGGTTTCACCCCTCTACATATCGCAGCCCACTATGAGAATATGAGCGTAGCCCAGCTGCTACTTAACAGAGGAGCCAACGTTCACTTCACCCCGAAG AATGGCATCACACCACTTCATATCGCCTCCAGGAGGGGCAATATGATGATGGTCAGACTCCTGCTGGACAGAGGGGCCCAGATAGATGCCAAAACaaag GATGAATTGACTCCGCTTCACTGTGCAGCTCGAAATGGACACGTTCGCATCATTGAGATCCTGCTGGAACACGGTGCGCCCATCCAAGCTAAAACCAAG AATGGTCTGTCCCCCATCCACATGGCAGCTCAGGGGGATCACATGGACTGCGTTAGACAGCTACTACAATACAACGCCGAGATCGACGACATCACGCTGGACCATTTAACCCCTCTTCATGTAGCGGCCCACTGTGGTCACCATCGCATGGGCAAAGTTCTTCTGGACAAGGGGGCCAAAGCCAATGCTCGAGCTCTG AATGGATTCACACCACTCCATATTGCATGCAAGAAGAACCATATGCGCTCAATGGATTTGCTGCTCAAACACTCTGCTTCCCTCGAAGCCGTCACAGAG TCTGGCCTCACTCCTCTCCATGTAGCAGCTTTCATGGGTCACTTGAACATAGTGAAGAACCTGCTCCAGAGAGGGGCTTCACCTAATGCTTCCAATGTG AAGGTGGAGACCCCCCTCCACATGGCCTCCAGAGCAGGACACTGTGAAGTTGCCCAGTTTTTGTTGCAGAACTCAGCACAAGTGGATGCTAGGGCTAAG GACGACCAAACCCCCCTTCACTGTGCGGCTCGAATGGGACACAAGGAGCTGGTCAAGCTACTTCTTGAACACAAGGCTAACCCTGACTCGTCCACCACTGCAGGGCACACTCCCTTGCACATCGCCGCACGGGAAGGACACATCCACACGATTCGCATTTTGTTGGACGCTGGAGCACAGCAGACCAAAATGACTAAG AAAGGCTTCACGCCCCTCCACGTGGCCTCTAAATACGGAAAAGTAGACGTAGCGGAGCTCCTTCTTGAGAGAGGTGCCAATCCCAATGCGGCGGGCAAG AATGGTCTGACAGCCCTGCATGTGGCAGTTCACCACAACAACCTGGATGTTGTTAAGCTCCTGGTCAGCAAGGGAGGATCCGCACATAGCAACGCTCGG AATGGTTACACTCCTCTCCATATAGCAGCCAAACAGAATCAGATGGAAGTAGCCAGTTGCCTGCTGCAGAACGGGGCATCGCCCAATGCCGAGTCCCTCCAAGGCATCACGCCCCTGCACTTGGCCTCACAAGAGGGACGGCCCGACATTGTGGCTCTACTCATCTCCAAGCAAGCGAACGTAAATCTAGGAAACAAG AATGGATTGACCCCTCTCCATCTGGTGGCGCAAGAGGGCCACGTGGGCATTGCCGACACGCTAGTCAAACAGGGAGCGTCTGTTTATGCTGCTTCGCGG ATGGGTTACACACCCCTTCACGTGGCCTGTCACTATGGTAACATCAAAATGGTCAAGTTCCTGCTGCAGCAGCAGGCGCATGTGAATAGCAAAACACGG ATGGGCTACACACCGTTGCACCAAGCAGCTCAGCAGGGTCACACCGATATTGTCACCCTGCTGTTAAAACACGGGGCCCGGCCCAATGAGATTACGTCG AATGGGACGTCTCCACTGGGCATCGCAAAACGTCTTGGTTACATCTCTGTCATCGACGTGCTTAAACTGGTGACTGAGGAATCCGTCTCAGCG ATCACCATCGAAAAGCATCGGATGAGTTTTCCTGAGACGGTGGATGAGATTTTGGACGTCTCCGAGGATGAAG GGGTCGCCCAGCTAACGTTAG GCGACGAGTTGCTCGGAATGGACGGAGCGCGCTATTTGAAGCTTGATGATTTCAAGGATCAAGACGATGACTTCCTCTCTCCTAAGAAGACGCTTAAAGATTTTGAAGGTGGTGTGGGGACCAC TCCCTACTCTCCCGCCATTCCCAGGATCCCTTGCGTGTCGCCGGAAACCGTTCTTCTCGATCAG CACACCCCCATTCCGCTGCCGAAGGAGTATGACGAAGACTCTCTTATCCCGAGCAGTCCAGCCACAGAAACCTCAGACAATGTCAGCCCTGTGGCCAGCCCCATTCACACTGG CTTCCTGGTGAGCTTCATGGTAGACGCCCGCGGAGGCTCCATGCGAGGCAGCAGACATCACGGCCTGCGAGTGATCATCCCTCCTCGGACCTGCGCCGCACCGACACGCATCACCTGCCGCCTGGTCAAACCCCAGAAGTTGACCACACCCCCTCCActggtggagggcgagggcCTTGCCAGCCGTATCATCTCGCTGGGTCCGTCCAGCATGCAGTTCCTTGG GCCAGTTATCGTGGAGATCCCACACTTTGCctcactggctcgaggggaccgCGAGCTCGTGGTCCTCCGTAGTGAGAACGGCTCCGTCTGGAAAGAACACCGGAATCGCTACGGCGATGAAGTGCTGGAAACCATCCTGAATGGCATGGATGAAG ACCTCGAAAGTCAAGaggagttggaaaaaaaacggattcgTCGGATCATCTCCACTGACTTCCCACTGTACTTTGCCGTGGTTTCCCGCATTCAGCAAGAGAGCGATCTGATTGGTCCAGAGGGCGGTCGTCTGAGCAGTAAACTGGTGCCCCACGTTGAGGCCATTTTTCCCGAGACGGCTGTCACCAAAAGAGTGAGACTGGGACTGCAG GCCCAGCCCATCCCCGATGAGTTGCTGACTCGACAACTCGGCAACCAGGCGACCTTCAGTCCCGTGGTCACAATCGAACCACGCAGGCGCAAATTTCACCGTCCAATCGGACTGCGTATTCCGCTCCCGCCGTCCTGGCGTGAGAGCCCTCGTGATGCCGGCGAGGGTGACACCACCAGCCTGCGCCTCCTCTGCAGTGTCATTG GTGGGACAGCACCTGCTCAGTGGGAGGACATCACCGGAACAACCAAGCTGATGTATGCAAACAGCTGTGCCAATTTTACAACGAACGTCTCTGCAAG GTTCTGGCTCGCAGATTGTCCCCGCACGGCAGAGGCCGTGACCTTCGCCAACCTTTTGTACCGGGAACTGATGGCCGTGCCTTACATGGCAAAGTTTGTCATCTTTGCAAAGATGAACGAGGCGCGGGAAGGACGCCTGCGTTGTTACTGCATGACCGATGACAAGATGGACAAGACGCTGGAGTTGCACGAAAACTTCACCGAAGTGGCACGGAGTCGAGACATCGAG CTAATGGAGGGTATGCCGCTGCATCTGGAATGCTCCGGGAACCTGGTGCCAATCAGGAAAGCCACACAGCAGCCTCGCACCTTCAGCTTCCAGGCCTTCAGGGATAACCGGCTGCCCGTTTCTGTCAAG GTCAGAGACAGCAACAAGGATGCCACAGGGTTTTTGTCCTTCCTGCGAAAGTGCACCAAGTATGAGGATGCTCAGCATGTGCTATGCAACCTCAACATAGCAATGCCACCCTGCATCAAG gtTGTCGGAAGTGAAGAACGCAGGAGAACTTTAACACCTCTCGCCCTGAGGGAGCGCTACAGTGCTCTGAATGAGCCCAGTTTGG CCACAGTGAATGCAATGGAAAGGACTGAGGTCAAGATCAACATCATATCGGAGCAACTGGGTTTAAGTTGGGCAG AGTTGGCACGAGAGCTTCAGTTTGGCGTCGATGACATCAACAGGATCCGCGTGGAGAACCCCAACTCTCTGCTGGACCAGAGCCTCGCCTTGCTCAACCTCTGGGTTGCTAGAGAGGGCAAGAGGGCAAAGA TGGAGAGTCTGTACACTGCTTTGAAGAACATTGACCGTGCAGACATCGTAAGCTCCCTGGAGGCTCAGGCTACACAACTGGCGCCCGGCTCTTCAGAGGAGGGCGCTTGCCGACTGGGCGATCGAGACTCCACCTTGCTGTCGCCCGGTACCATCAATG AGGTTACGGACACAAGGCCATCGCGCCTGGTGCACAAGCCACGAGTTATTAGACCCCCGTTTTTCAGGAGGG AGCCCTACTGGCAGGAAGTATCCAGTCTGGAGTGCGCCCCCATCGCCGCCACAGAAGAAGACACTTTGATGGAGATGTCGGACGTCCACGTGTGGCCAACGGGGCTCAGCCCCTCGCTGGTTACGGTGGAAGACTCTTCTTTGGATGGCAGCAGCCGAGCGGACGACTCGGAGGGCGCCACGCTCTCCCTTCCCTGCAGTTTGGGCCGCCCGAGCAGCGGAGCGAGCGGGGCGAGCAGCTCCCTCatggagctggaggaggaagaggaggaggaggaggaggaggaaggggaggttgaggaggaggaggcgccaCTGGAGCCAGTGGGCGCGCTGGCGGAAAGGGACCGGGTCAGAGCCAGTGGCGCCGTTCCCAAGGTCAACTTGAATGGCCAGCTGGGAGGTCAGAGGTCGGACGGGAGGAGAGGGGAAGCTCCCGCgaggggaggaggagccaaaagAGGCGGGGCAGGGCTTGGTTCAGTGGAAGGCATTTGTGTTGTTACAGGCCAGCAGATGTACGCTGAGGCGTCTCCGTTGAGTCGAGTGGGCGAGCACAATGGAGACAACCG GTTGGTTGGGGGCGGAGCTTTTCAACCTTACCTACCTGACAAGGATTCCTTGCAGGGCTGGGTGGGCTCAGTATCAACGGGACGGAACAAGAGCGCGCCAGGCCTGCACGCCGCCCAGGaggctctgctgactccggtgtGTGACACAGCTTACTCACAGGTGCTGCGTGAGCACCTCCTGCGGGGCAAGGGGCTGGGCTTCTCTTACCGGCAGACAGGGGAGCGTGCGTGGGAACAGGAGTGGAGGCGGGGCAAG AGAGAGGAGAAAGACGACTGTGCTGCTGACGAACGCGGGAGCACTCTCAATCGAAAG GTGGGGGCGGATGTGAGAAGGGCCGCTCAGTCGGTGCAGCGCACCAGTCTTCGGAGGGTTAAACActga
- the LOC127591266 gene encoding ankyrin-1-like isoform X7, producing the protein MAQAAKQLRKTKDLAEAAAQEQREKEEQKIKKRNRSRDRRRKADTTTSFLRAARSGNLDKALDHIKNGIDINIANQNGLNGLHLASKEGHVKMVLELLHSGIELEATTKKGNTALHIAALAGQEKVVAELVNYGANVNAQSHKGFSPLYMAAQENHLEVVKFLLENSANQSLPTEDGFTPLAVALQQGHENVVALLINYGTKGKVRLPALHIAARNDDTRTAAVLLQNDPNPDVLSKTGFTPLHIAAHYENMSVAQLLLNRGANVHFTPKNGITPLHIASRRGNMMMVRLLLDRGAQIDAKTKDELTPLHCAARNGHVRIIEILLEHGAPIQAKTKNGLSPIHMAAQGDHMDCVRQLLQYNAEIDDITLDHLTPLHVAAHCGHHRMGKVLLDKGAKANARALNGFTPLHIACKKNHMRSMDLLLKHSASLEAVTESGLTPLHVAAFMGHLNIVKNLLQRGASPNASNVKVETPLHMASRAGHCEVAQFLLQNSAQVDARAKDDQTPLHCAARMGHKELVKLLLEHKANPDSSTTAGHTPLHIAAREGHIHTIRILLDAGAQQTKMTKKGFTPLHVASKYGKVDVAELLLERGANPNAAGKNGLTALHVAVHHNNLDVVKLLVSKGGSAHSNARNGYTPLHIAAKQNQMEVASCLLQNGASPNAESLQGITPLHLASQEGRPDIVALLISKQANVNLGNKNGLTPLHLVAQEGHVGIADTLVKQGASVYAASRMGYTPLHVACHYGNIKMVKFLLQQQAHVNSKTRMGYTPLHQAAQQGHTDIVTLLLKHGARPNEITSNGTSPLGIAKRLGYISVIDVLKLVTEESVSAITIEKHRMSFPETVDEILDVSEDEGVAQLTLGDELLGMDGARYLKLDDFKDQDDDFLSPKKTLKDFEGGVGTTPYSPAIPRIPCVSPETVLLDQHTPIPLPKEYDEDSLIPSSPATETSDNVSPVASPIHTGFLVSFMVDARGGSMRGSRHHGLRVIIPPRTCAAPTRITCRLVKPQKLTTPPPLVEGEGLASRIISLGPSSMQFLGPVIVEIPHFASLARGDRELVVLRSENGSVWKEHRNRYGDEVLETILNGMDEDLESQEELEKKRIRRIISTDFPLYFAVVSRIQQESDLIGPEGGRLSSKLVPHVEAIFPETAVTKRVRLGLQAQPIPDELLTRQLGNQATFSPVVTIEPRRRKFHRPIGLRIPLPPSWRESPRDAGEGDTTSLRLLCSVIGGTAPAQWEDITGTTKLMYANSCANFTTNVSARFWLADCPRTAEAVTFANLLYRELMAVPYMAKFVIFAKMNEAREGRLRCYCMTDDKMDKTLELHENFTEVARSRDIELMEGMPLHLECSGNLVPIRKATQQPRTFSFQAFRDNRLPVSVKVRDSNKDATGFLSFLRKCTKYEDAQHVLCNLNIAMPPCIKVVGSEERRRTLTPLALRERYSALNEPSLATVNAMERTEVKINIISEQLGLSWAELARELQFGVDDINRIRVENPNSLLDQSLALLNLWVAREGKRAKMESLYTALKNIDRADIVSSLEAQATQLAPGSSEEGACRLGDRDSTLLSPGTINEVTDTRPSRLVHKPRVIRPPFFRRGYGLVQEELLSPASMQYSLPSPLGAEPYWQEVSSLECAPIAATEEDTLMEMSDVHVWPTGLSPSLVTVEDSSLDGSSRADDSEGATLSLPCSLGRPSSGASGASSSLMELEEEEEEEEEEEGEVEEEEAPLEPVGALAERDRVRASGAVPKVNLNGQLGGQRSDGRRGEAPARGGGAKRGGAGLGSVEGICVVTGQQMYAEASPLSRVGEHNGDNRLVGGGAFQPYLPDKDSLQGWVGSVSTGRNKSAPGLHAAQEALLTPREEKDDCAADERGSTLNRKVGADVRRAAQSVQRTSLRRVKH; encoded by the exons GCTGACACAACCACCAGCTTCCTGCGCGCCGCTCGCTcaggcaacctggacaaagctCTGGATCACATCAAGAATGGAATAGACATCAATATAGCGAATCAA AACGGTCTCAACGGCTTACATCTGGCCTCGAAAGAGGGTCACGTGAAAATGGTCCTGGAGCTCCTTCACTCGGGCATCGAACTCGAAGCCACCACCAAG AAAGgcaacactgctctccatatCGCGGCGCTGGCGGGCCAGGAGAAAGTGGTGGCTGAGCTGGTCAATTATGGCGCAAACGTTAACGCCCAGTCACAt AAAGGGTTTAGTCCTCTCTACATGGCAGCACAGGAAAATCATCTCGAGGTGGTCAAGTTCCTGCTTGAGAACAGCGCCAATCAGAGTCTGCCCACCGAG GACGGCTTCACCCCTCTGGCGGTGGCCCTGCAGCAGGGCCATGAAAACGTTGTAGCACTGCTCATTAACTATGGCACCAAAGGCAAGGTCCGCCTCCCTGCACTGCACATCGCTGCCCGAAATGACGACACGCGCACCGCCGCTGTGCTCCTGCAGAACGACCCGAATCCTGATGTTCTCAGCAAG ACTGGTTTCACCCCTCTACATATCGCAGCCCACTATGAGAATATGAGCGTAGCCCAGCTGCTACTTAACAGAGGAGCCAACGTTCACTTCACCCCGAAG AATGGCATCACACCACTTCATATCGCCTCCAGGAGGGGCAATATGATGATGGTCAGACTCCTGCTGGACAGAGGGGCCCAGATAGATGCCAAAACaaag GATGAATTGACTCCGCTTCACTGTGCAGCTCGAAATGGACACGTTCGCATCATTGAGATCCTGCTGGAACACGGTGCGCCCATCCAAGCTAAAACCAAG AATGGTCTGTCCCCCATCCACATGGCAGCTCAGGGGGATCACATGGACTGCGTTAGACAGCTACTACAATACAACGCCGAGATCGACGACATCACGCTGGACCATTTAACCCCTCTTCATGTAGCGGCCCACTGTGGTCACCATCGCATGGGCAAAGTTCTTCTGGACAAGGGGGCCAAAGCCAATGCTCGAGCTCTG AATGGATTCACACCACTCCATATTGCATGCAAGAAGAACCATATGCGCTCAATGGATTTGCTGCTCAAACACTCTGCTTCCCTCGAAGCCGTCACAGAG TCTGGCCTCACTCCTCTCCATGTAGCAGCTTTCATGGGTCACTTGAACATAGTGAAGAACCTGCTCCAGAGAGGGGCTTCACCTAATGCTTCCAATGTG AAGGTGGAGACCCCCCTCCACATGGCCTCCAGAGCAGGACACTGTGAAGTTGCCCAGTTTTTGTTGCAGAACTCAGCACAAGTGGATGCTAGGGCTAAG GACGACCAAACCCCCCTTCACTGTGCGGCTCGAATGGGACACAAGGAGCTGGTCAAGCTACTTCTTGAACACAAGGCTAACCCTGACTCGTCCACCACTGCAGGGCACACTCCCTTGCACATCGCCGCACGGGAAGGACACATCCACACGATTCGCATTTTGTTGGACGCTGGAGCACAGCAGACCAAAATGACTAAG AAAGGCTTCACGCCCCTCCACGTGGCCTCTAAATACGGAAAAGTAGACGTAGCGGAGCTCCTTCTTGAGAGAGGTGCCAATCCCAATGCGGCGGGCAAG AATGGTCTGACAGCCCTGCATGTGGCAGTTCACCACAACAACCTGGATGTTGTTAAGCTCCTGGTCAGCAAGGGAGGATCCGCACATAGCAACGCTCGG AATGGTTACACTCCTCTCCATATAGCAGCCAAACAGAATCAGATGGAAGTAGCCAGTTGCCTGCTGCAGAACGGGGCATCGCCCAATGCCGAGTCCCTCCAAGGCATCACGCCCCTGCACTTGGCCTCACAAGAGGGACGGCCCGACATTGTGGCTCTACTCATCTCCAAGCAAGCGAACGTAAATCTAGGAAACAAG AATGGATTGACCCCTCTCCATCTGGTGGCGCAAGAGGGCCACGTGGGCATTGCCGACACGCTAGTCAAACAGGGAGCGTCTGTTTATGCTGCTTCGCGG ATGGGTTACACACCCCTTCACGTGGCCTGTCACTATGGTAACATCAAAATGGTCAAGTTCCTGCTGCAGCAGCAGGCGCATGTGAATAGCAAAACACGG ATGGGCTACACACCGTTGCACCAAGCAGCTCAGCAGGGTCACACCGATATTGTCACCCTGCTGTTAAAACACGGGGCCCGGCCCAATGAGATTACGTCG AATGGGACGTCTCCACTGGGCATCGCAAAACGTCTTGGTTACATCTCTGTCATCGACGTGCTTAAACTGGTGACTGAGGAATCCGTCTCAGCG ATCACCATCGAAAAGCATCGGATGAGTTTTCCTGAGACGGTGGATGAGATTTTGGACGTCTCCGAGGATGAAG GGGTCGCCCAGCTAACGTTAG GCGACGAGTTGCTCGGAATGGACGGAGCGCGCTATTTGAAGCTTGATGATTTCAAGGATCAAGACGATGACTTCCTCTCTCCTAAGAAGACGCTTAAAGATTTTGAAGGTGGTGTGGGGACCAC TCCCTACTCTCCCGCCATTCCCAGGATCCCTTGCGTGTCGCCGGAAACCGTTCTTCTCGATCAG CACACCCCCATTCCGCTGCCGAAGGAGTATGACGAAGACTCTCTTATCCCGAGCAGTCCAGCCACAGAAACCTCAGACAATGTCAGCCCTGTGGCCAGCCCCATTCACACTGG CTTCCTGGTGAGCTTCATGGTAGACGCCCGCGGAGGCTCCATGCGAGGCAGCAGACATCACGGCCTGCGAGTGATCATCCCTCCTCGGACCTGCGCCGCACCGACACGCATCACCTGCCGCCTGGTCAAACCCCAGAAGTTGACCACACCCCCTCCActggtggagggcgagggcCTTGCCAGCCGTATCATCTCGCTGGGTCCGTCCAGCATGCAGTTCCTTGG GCCAGTTATCGTGGAGATCCCACACTTTGCctcactggctcgaggggaccgCGAGCTCGTGGTCCTCCGTAGTGAGAACGGCTCCGTCTGGAAAGAACACCGGAATCGCTACGGCGATGAAGTGCTGGAAACCATCCTGAATGGCATGGATGAAG ACCTCGAAAGTCAAGaggagttggaaaaaaaacggattcgTCGGATCATCTCCACTGACTTCCCACTGTACTTTGCCGTGGTTTCCCGCATTCAGCAAGAGAGCGATCTGATTGGTCCAGAGGGCGGTCGTCTGAGCAGTAAACTGGTGCCCCACGTTGAGGCCATTTTTCCCGAGACGGCTGTCACCAAAAGAGTGAGACTGGGACTGCAG GCCCAGCCCATCCCCGATGAGTTGCTGACTCGACAACTCGGCAACCAGGCGACCTTCAGTCCCGTGGTCACAATCGAACCACGCAGGCGCAAATTTCACCGTCCAATCGGACTGCGTATTCCGCTCCCGCCGTCCTGGCGTGAGAGCCCTCGTGATGCCGGCGAGGGTGACACCACCAGCCTGCGCCTCCTCTGCAGTGTCATTG GTGGGACAGCACCTGCTCAGTGGGAGGACATCACCGGAACAACCAAGCTGATGTATGCAAACAGCTGTGCCAATTTTACAACGAACGTCTCTGCAAG GTTCTGGCTCGCAGATTGTCCCCGCACGGCAGAGGCCGTGACCTTCGCCAACCTTTTGTACCGGGAACTGATGGCCGTGCCTTACATGGCAAAGTTTGTCATCTTTGCAAAGATGAACGAGGCGCGGGAAGGACGCCTGCGTTGTTACTGCATGACCGATGACAAGATGGACAAGACGCTGGAGTTGCACGAAAACTTCACCGAAGTGGCACGGAGTCGAGACATCGAG CTAATGGAGGGTATGCCGCTGCATCTGGAATGCTCCGGGAACCTGGTGCCAATCAGGAAAGCCACACAGCAGCCTCGCACCTTCAGCTTCCAGGCCTTCAGGGATAACCGGCTGCCCGTTTCTGTCAAG GTCAGAGACAGCAACAAGGATGCCACAGGGTTTTTGTCCTTCCTGCGAAAGTGCACCAAGTATGAGGATGCTCAGCATGTGCTATGCAACCTCAACATAGCAATGCCACCCTGCATCAAG gtTGTCGGAAGTGAAGAACGCAGGAGAACTTTAACACCTCTCGCCCTGAGGGAGCGCTACAGTGCTCTGAATGAGCCCAGTTTGG CCACAGTGAATGCAATGGAAAGGACTGAGGTCAAGATCAACATCATATCGGAGCAACTGGGTTTAAGTTGGGCAG AGTTGGCACGAGAGCTTCAGTTTGGCGTCGATGACATCAACAGGATCCGCGTGGAGAACCCCAACTCTCTGCTGGACCAGAGCCTCGCCTTGCTCAACCTCTGGGTTGCTAGAGAGGGCAAGAGGGCAAAGA TGGAGAGTCTGTACACTGCTTTGAAGAACATTGACCGTGCAGACATCGTAAGCTCCCTGGAGGCTCAGGCTACACAACTGGCGCCCGGCTCTTCAGAGGAGGGCGCTTGCCGACTGGGCGATCGAGACTCCACCTTGCTGTCGCCCGGTACCATCAATG AGGTTACGGACACAAGGCCATCGCGCCTGGTGCACAAGCCACGAGTTATTAGACCCCCGTTTTTCAGGAGGG GTTATGGGCTGGTTCAGGAGGAGCTGCTGTCTCCGGCCTCCATGCAATACAGTTTGCCTTCTCCTCTTGGTGCAGAGCCCTACTGGCAGGAAGTATCCAGTCTGGAGTGCGCCCCCATCGCCGCCACAGAAGAAGACACTTTGATGGAGATGTCGGACGTCCACGTGTGGCCAACGGGGCTCAGCCCCTCGCTGGTTACGGTGGAAGACTCTTCTTTGGATGGCAGCAGCCGAGCGGACGACTCGGAGGGCGCCACGCTCTCCCTTCCCTGCAGTTTGGGCCGCCCGAGCAGCGGAGCGAGCGGGGCGAGCAGCTCCCTCatggagctggaggaggaagaggaggaggaggaggaggaggaaggggaggttgaggaggaggaggcgccaCTGGAGCCAGTGGGCGCGCTGGCGGAAAGGGACCGGGTCAGAGCCAGTGGCGCCGTTCCCAAGGTCAACTTGAATGGCCAGCTGGGAGGTCAGAGGTCGGACGGGAGGAGAGGGGAAGCTCCCGCgaggggaggaggagccaaaagAGGCGGGGCAGGGCTTGGTTCAGTGGAAGGCATTTGTGTTGTTACAGGCCAGCAGATGTACGCTGAGGCGTCTCCGTTGAGTCGAGTGGGCGAGCACAATGGAGACAACCG GTTGGTTGGGGGCGGAGCTTTTCAACCTTACCTACCTGACAAGGATTCCTTGCAGGGCTGGGTGGGCTCAGTATCAACGGGACGGAACAAGAGCGCGCCAGGCCTGCACGCCGCCCAGGaggctctgctgactccg AGAGAGGAGAAAGACGACTGTGCTGCTGACGAACGCGGGAGCACTCTCAATCGAAAG GTGGGGGCGGATGTGAGAAGGGCCGCTCAGTCGGTGCAGCGCACCAGTCTTCGGAGGGTTAAACActga